Proteins encoded together in one Phycisphaerae bacterium window:
- a CDS encoding ADP-ribosylglycohydrolase family protein yields the protein MICVTVMGGWDTDCTGATAGSVLRAMLEADRLPAK from the coding sequence ATGATCTGTGTGACGGTGATGGGCGGCTGGGATACCGATTGCACCGGCGCCACCGCCGGGTCCGTCCTGCGGGCCATGCTGGAGGCCGATCGCCTGCCTGCCAAGTGA